In Parus major isolate Abel chromosome 19, Parus_major1.1, whole genome shotgun sequence, a genomic segment contains:
- the METTL27 gene encoding methyltransferase-like protein 27 codes for MGAGSAAGHLARTVPSGTGMGLPAAVRDRVAAAHRGSTLPERLRLYDSWAARYEQDVAALEYRAPHLAAASLAFAFAPRAGTRLLDVACGTGLVARELHRRGFRCLHGVDGSAGMLERARSTGLYEELRLCVLGTEPLPAPAEHYDAVTLVGALGEGQVPSTVLPELLRVTKPGGFLCLTTRSNPSNLRYKAELEAALGQLERSGAWQKLLAQEVEYWERATSEEESTRGNGYISGIVYIYQKCPVPHLEED; via the exons ATGGGCGCGGGGTCCGCTGCGGGTCACTTGGCCCGGACGGTACCGAGCGGTACCGGGATGGGGCTGCCGGCCGCCGTCCGGGACAGGGTGGCCGCGGCTCACCGGGGCTCCACGCTGCCCGAACGGCTGCGGCTGTACGACAGCTGGGCCGCCCGCTACGAGCAG GATGTGGCGGCTTTGGAGTACCGGGCGCCGCATCTCGCCGCCGCCTCGCTCGCTTTCGCCTTCGCGCCGCGGGCGGGGACGCGGCTGCTGGATGTGGCCTGTGGCACCGGGCTCGTGGCTCGGGAG CTCCACCGGCGCGGGTTCCGCTGCCTGCACGGCGTGGACGGCAGCGCGGGGATGCTGGAGCGGGCGCGGAGCACCGGGCTGTACGAGGAGCTGCGGCTCTGTGTCCTGGGCACGGAACCGCTGCCCGCGCCCGCAG AGCACTACGACGCCGTGACGCTGGTGGGGGCTCTGGGCGAGGGGCAGGTGCCGAGCACGGTGCTGCCGGAGCTGCTGCGGGTCACCAAGCCGG GCGGTTTCCTGTGCCTGACGACGAGGAGCAACCCCTCGAACCTGCGGTACAAGGCGGAGCTGGAGGCGGCGCTGGGGCAGCTGGAGCGGAGCGGAGCCTGGCAGAAGCTGCTGGCCCAGGAGGTGGAGTACTGGGAGAGGGCCACCAGCGAGGAGGAGAGCACCCGGGGCAACGGCTACATCTCTGGGATCGTCTACATCTACCAGAAGTGCCCTGTCCCCCACCTCGAGGAGGACTGA